A part of Podarcis raffonei isolate rPodRaf1 chromosome 12, rPodRaf1.pri, whole genome shotgun sequence genomic DNA contains:
- the STEAP4 gene encoding metalloreductase STEAP4: MEKNTTMIPLTTDVPNKKETVCIFGTGDFARSLGHKMMQCGYAIVFGSRGAQTSSLIPEGATVLSHAEAAETSAVIILAVHRTHYSFLENLREVLRGKVLVDVSNNLKINQYPESNAEYLAQLLPGSKVVKAFNTVSAWALQSGALDASRQVFVCGDDSKSKEKVMEIVRSLGLTPLDKGSLLAATEIENYPLQLFPMWKYPIYLSLVLSAFIFFYCVVRDVVYTYSKKQVDRSFFIAISIPNRVCPAVALILLALVYLPGIFAAVLQLYRGTKYRRFPDWLDKWMLCRKQLGLVALAYAFLHVLYTLVIPIRGYVRWRWSSYVIAQVLNNKTEPLNNERAWMSDSYVSLGILGFFLFVLLGITSLPSVSNSVNWREFRFVQSYLGYLTLVLCTAHTLVYGGKRFLNAGTYPWCLPSVYILSLIIPCIVLAMKFFLIFPCIDRPLTDIRQGWERTPKGISQTNSSHCRSAV, encoded by the exons ATGGAGAAGAACACTACAATGATTCCACTGACTACAGATGTACCTAACAAGAAGGAGACGGTGTGCATTTTTGGAACAGGCGATTTTGCAAGATCTCTAGGACACAAAATGATGCAGTGTGGCTATGCTATAGTATTTGGAAGCCGAGGTGCTCAGACTTCTTCTCTGATCCCTGAAGGAGCCACAGTCCTTTCTCATGCAGAAGCTGCAGAAACATCTGCTGTTATCATTTTAGCAGTCCACAGAACACATTACAGCTTTCTGGAAAACCTAAGGGAAGTTCTCCGTGGGAAAGTGCTAGTGGATGTGAGCAACAACCTCAAAATAAACCAGTACCCGGAATCCAATGCTGAATATcttgcccagctcctgccaggcaGCAAGGTGGTGAAAGCATTTAACACTGTGTCAGCCTGGGCTCTGCAGTCAGGTGCTCTGGATGCAAGCAGACAG gtATTTGTCTGTGGAGATGACAGCAAGTCAAAGGAAAAGGTGATGGAGATCGTTCGAAGCCTTGGTCTTACTCCATTGGATAAAGGGTCTCTCTTAGCAGCAACGGAAATTGAGAATTACCCTTTGCAACTTTTCCCAATGTGGAAATACCCCATCTATCTCTCCCTTGTCCTCAGTGCATTCATCTTCTTCTACTGCGTGGTCCGTGATGTGGTCTATACTTACTCTAAGAAACAAGTGGACCGTTCCTTTTTTATTGCCATCAGCATCCCAAACCGTGTCTGCCCTGCTGTGGCACTCATCCTCCTCGCTCTGGTTTACTTGCCTGGGATCTTTGCTGCTGTCCTCCAGTTATACAGAGGTACAAAGTACAGACGCTTTCCAGATTGGCTAGACAAATGGATGCTCTGCAGGAAACAGCTTGGCTTGGTAGCCTTGGCTTACGCTTTCCTCCATGTTTTGTACACACTCGTGATCCCTATTCGGGGCTACGTACGATGGAGGTGGAGCTCTTATGTCATTGCACAG GTGTTGAACAACAAAACAGAACCATTGAACAATGAAAGAGCCTGGATGAGTGACTCGTATGTTTCTTTGGGTATCTTGGGGTTCTTTCTGTTTGTCCTCCTGGGAATAACATCCTTGCCCTCTGTCAGCAACAGTGTCAACTGGAGAGAGTTTCGCTTCGTACAG tcTTATCTGGGCTACCTGACGCTGGTGTTGTGCACTGCCCATACACTGGTCTACGGTGGGAAGAGGTTCCTGAATGCTGGCACCTACCCATGGTGCCTTCCTTCCGTTTACATCCTCTCTCTCATTATCCCCTGCATTGTGTTGGCCATGAAGTTTTTCCTCATATTTCCATGTATCGATCGGCCGTTAACTGATATTcgacagggctgggaaagaacacCCAAAGGCATAAGCCAGACAAACAGCAGCCACTGCAGGTCAGCTGTATAA